One Halobellus ruber genomic window carries:
- a CDS encoding orc1/cdc6 family replication initiation protein — translation MPTDPGSEEITDSTGSIKDLILEQEEAASLIKNRSLLEPNEIVDEERIVGRDTQLTDITQHLRVAISNERPPNLLLYGPSGTGKSLIINAVCQNIVELCENRDIRFGVIQMNCQNVGTLGAAVYELARKVANDIGTTVDVPEHGVPNKKKWRELYRLINDHYDTVVFILDELDMLVGRRDKDEPAFSRLLYQLSRAGSTDEITAQVSVTAITNDTKMMESVGSRALSSFTPEDVHFSDYDANQLREILRAREDAFHEDALSDDVIPLAAAFAAQTNGDARKAIDLMRTAGSIAEKTGADEVREEHVREAQDKVEKNRVLEVTRGISTQKKLCLFATAAVAREAGTGAAKSPIGYRVYQYLTGTLDSDQYHQETYVNKMKELTTYSLVETERKSQGPHSGSYLEFTFGENPETIIETLREDSRLDDVHGDELRTVVNAQLNQ, via the coding sequence ATGCCCACGGATCCTGGCTCCGAGGAGATCACCGATTCCACGGGTTCTATCAAAGATCTCATTCTCGAACAGGAAGAGGCCGCGAGTCTCATCAAGAACCGGTCACTCCTTGAACCGAACGAGATCGTCGACGAAGAACGTATCGTCGGTCGTGACACGCAGCTCACCGATATTACTCAACACCTCCGCGTCGCAATAAGTAACGAACGACCGCCGAATCTTCTCCTCTATGGCCCTTCTGGGACCGGGAAATCTCTTATCATCAACGCCGTCTGTCAGAACATCGTCGAACTCTGCGAAAACCGCGATATTCGGTTCGGCGTCATCCAAATGAACTGCCAGAACGTGGGAACCCTCGGCGCAGCTGTCTACGAACTTGCGCGAAAGGTGGCGAACGACATCGGAACGACTGTCGACGTCCCGGAACACGGGGTTCCAAACAAGAAAAAATGGCGCGAACTCTACCGTCTGATCAACGACCACTACGATACAGTCGTATTCATTCTCGATGAACTCGACATGCTCGTCGGTCGTCGGGATAAGGACGAGCCAGCCTTCTCTCGCCTTCTCTATCAACTCTCTCGTGCTGGAAGCACCGACGAGATTACGGCTCAGGTCTCCGTGACTGCGATCACGAACGACACGAAGATGATGGAGAGTGTGGGGAGCCGGGCTCTCAGTTCATTCACTCCCGAAGACGTTCATTTTAGTGACTATGATGCCAACCAACTCCGGGAAATCCTTCGGGCTCGGGAGGACGCTTTCCACGAGGATGCACTCAGCGATGATGTCATCCCGCTCGCAGCAGCATTCGCCGCCCAAACTAATGGGGACGCGAGGAAGGCGATCGACCTGATGCGAACAGCAGGCTCGATTGCAGAAAAAACAGGTGCGGACGAAGTCCGTGAGGAGCACGTTCGAGAGGCTCAAGATAAGGTTGAGAAGAACCGCGTGTTGGAGGTGACGCGTGGGATTAGTACGCAGAAGAAGCTCTGTCTGTTCGCGACCGCAGCTGTGGCCCGTGAGGCCGGAACTGGTGCAGCAAAGAGCCCGATTGGATACCGGGTGTATCAGTACCTGACGGGTACTCTGGATTCGGATCAGTACCACCAGGAGACGTACGTGAACAAGATGAAAGAACTCACGACGTATTCGTTGGTTGAGACAGAGCGGAAGAGTCAGGGACCACACTCGGGCAGCTACCTCGAGTTCACGTTTGGTGAGAACCCGGAAACTATCATCGAGACGCTTCGAGAGGATTCACGACTTGACGATGTCCACGGGGACGAACTCCGCACCGTCGTGAACGCACAACTCAATCAGTAG